The Streptomyces sp. NBC_01775 genome includes a region encoding these proteins:
- a CDS encoding biliverdin-producing heme oxygenase, whose protein sequence is MTSSVSDTAFSALIRTASREQHAEAHDSAFMSELLGGKLGLDAYTRYTEQLWFIYRALEEAAATLEDDPVAGPFVRGELFRLPALERDLTHLHGDGAWREALTPLPTTSAYADRIAVVARDWPAGYVAHHYTRYLGDLSGGQIVRGTAEKTWGFDRKGDGVRFYVFDAISNPAAFKREYRALLDALPCDDLEKQRVIEECRRAFDLNIAVFRDLGAQFRLSA, encoded by the coding sequence GTGACCTCGTCAGTGTCGGACACGGCCTTCTCCGCACTCATCCGCACCGCCTCCCGCGAGCAGCACGCCGAGGCCCATGACTCGGCCTTCATGAGCGAACTGCTCGGCGGCAAGCTCGGCCTGGACGCCTACACGCGCTACACCGAGCAGCTCTGGTTCATCTACCGCGCGCTGGAGGAGGCCGCCGCCACCCTGGAGGACGACCCGGTCGCGGGTCCCTTCGTCCGCGGTGAGCTCTTCCGGCTGCCGGCGCTGGAGCGGGACCTCACCCACCTCCACGGCGACGGCGCCTGGCGTGAGGCGCTCACTCCCCTTCCCACCACCTCCGCGTACGCGGACCGGATCGCCGTGGTGGCCCGCGACTGGCCCGCCGGCTATGTCGCCCACCACTACACCCGCTACCTCGGCGACCTCTCCGGCGGCCAGATCGTCCGCGGCACGGCGGAGAAGACCTGGGGCTTCGACCGCAAGGGCGACGGCGTCCGCTTCTACGTCTTCGACGCGATCTCCAACCCCGCCGCCTTCAAGCGCGAATACCGCGCGCTGCTGGACGCGCTCCCGTGCGACGACCTGGAGAAGCAGCGCGTCATCGAGGAGTGCAGGCGCGCCTTCGACCTGAACATCGCTGTCTTCCGCGACCTGGGGGCCCAGTTCCGGCTGAGCGCCTGA
- the map gene encoding type I methionyl aminopeptidase produces the protein MSGQSLLAPGTLSPPRSVPASIPRPEYVGKPAPTPYDGPEVQDAETVEKMRIAGRVAARAMEEAAKHIAPGVTTDKLDEVAHAYMVEHGAYPSTLGYREFPKSLCTSVNEVICHGIPDSTVLRDGDIVNLDVTAYLDGVHGDNNATYLCGEVDEESRLLVERTRESLTRAIKAVKPGRQINIIGRVIESYAKRFGYGVVRDFTGHGINRSFHSGLIVPHYDDPRATTVMRPGMTFTIEPMLTLGTHEWDMWEDGWTVVTKDRKRTAQFEHTLVVTETGVEILTLP, from the coding sequence ATGTCTGGCCAGTCTCTTCTTGCCCCCGGCACCCTCTCCCCGCCCCGGTCGGTGCCCGCCTCCATCCCGCGTCCCGAGTACGTCGGCAAGCCCGCGCCCACCCCCTACGACGGGCCCGAGGTGCAGGACGCCGAGACGGTGGAGAAGATGCGGATCGCGGGCCGGGTGGCGGCGCGCGCGATGGAGGAGGCCGCGAAGCACATCGCGCCCGGCGTCACCACCGACAAGCTGGACGAGGTGGCGCACGCGTACATGGTCGAGCACGGGGCCTACCCCTCGACGCTGGGCTACCGCGAGTTCCCCAAGTCGCTGTGCACCTCGGTCAACGAGGTCATCTGCCACGGCATCCCCGACTCGACGGTGCTGCGCGACGGCGACATCGTGAACCTGGATGTGACCGCGTACCTCGACGGCGTGCACGGCGACAACAACGCCACCTACCTGTGCGGCGAGGTCGACGAGGAGTCGCGGCTGCTGGTGGAGCGCACGCGGGAGTCCCTCACCCGTGCCATCAAGGCGGTCAAGCCGGGACGGCAGATCAACATCATCGGCCGGGTGATCGAGTCGTACGCCAAGCGCTTCGGCTACGGCGTCGTCCGCGACTTCACCGGCCACGGAATCAACAGGTCCTTCCACTCGGGCCTGATCGTCCCGCACTACGACGACCCCAGGGCGACGACCGTGATGCGCCCCGGGATGACCTTCACCATCGAGCCGATGCTGACCCTCGGTACCCACGAGTGGGACATGTGGGAGGACGGCTGGACGGTCGTCACGAAGGACAGGAAGCGGACGGCGCAGTTCGAGCACACGCTGGTGGTGACCGAGACGGGCGTGGAGATCCTGACGCTTCCGTAG
- a CDS encoding MFS transporter: MLPDLSPWRESRDFRLLWTAGLVTVFGSFLTFVALPLQLKELTGSAAAVGALGAVELVPLIVFGLYGGALADAVDRRKLILWSEAALGAVAAGLLLNTLLPHPMLWPLYAAAALTSALTGVQRPALDAIVPRIVAHDRLSAAAALNALRWQVGGVAGPALAGLLLAYAGMETAYAIDLGTFALSVLLGRGVAPSPPGHDATKPSLSGIWEGARYAWGRKELLGTYAVDVAAMLFAFPIALFPFLADQLDAPWALGLMYAALPFGSMLVSATSGWSSRVHRHGLAVVLAALGWGAAMTAAGLVRNVWLVLLFLTLSGAFDMVSGLFRTTMWNQTIPDELRGRLAGIELLSFSAGPQLGQVRSGGVASLTSVRISVWSGGLACVAAVGLLAAVLPKLLAYDARTSEDARAVREARTKSQP, encoded by the coding sequence GTGCTTCCTGACCTCTCCCCGTGGCGGGAGTCGCGCGACTTCCGGCTGCTGTGGACGGCAGGGCTGGTCACCGTCTTCGGCAGCTTCCTCACGTTCGTCGCCCTCCCCCTCCAGCTCAAAGAGCTGACCGGCTCGGCGGCGGCGGTGGGCGCGCTCGGCGCCGTGGAGCTGGTGCCGCTGATCGTCTTCGGGCTGTACGGGGGCGCCCTCGCCGACGCCGTGGACCGGCGCAAGCTGATCCTGTGGAGCGAGGCCGCGCTCGGGGCCGTGGCCGCCGGCCTGCTGCTCAACACGCTGCTGCCGCACCCGATGCTGTGGCCGCTGTACGCCGCCGCGGCCCTCACCAGCGCGCTGACCGGCGTCCAGCGCCCGGCGCTGGACGCCATCGTGCCGCGCATCGTCGCGCACGACCGGCTCAGCGCCGCCGCCGCGCTCAACGCGCTGCGCTGGCAGGTCGGCGGCGTCGCGGGCCCCGCGCTGGCGGGCCTGCTGCTGGCGTACGCGGGCATGGAGACGGCGTACGCCATCGACCTGGGCACCTTCGCGTTGTCCGTACTGCTCGGCCGCGGGGTGGCACCCTCACCGCCGGGACACGACGCGACGAAGCCCTCACTGAGCGGGATCTGGGAGGGCGCGCGCTACGCGTGGGGCCGCAAGGAGCTGCTGGGGACGTACGCGGTGGATGTGGCCGCGATGCTGTTCGCGTTCCCGATCGCGCTCTTCCCGTTCCTGGCCGACCAGTTGGACGCCCCGTGGGCGCTGGGGCTGATGTACGCGGCGCTGCCGTTCGGCTCGATGCTGGTGAGCGCCACCAGCGGCTGGTCCTCGCGGGTGCACCGGCACGGGCTGGCGGTGGTGCTGGCGGCGCTGGGGTGGGGCGCCGCGATGACGGCGGCCGGGCTTGTGCGGAACGTCTGGCTGGTGCTGCTGTTCCTGACGCTGTCGGGCGCCTTCGACATGGTCAGCGGGCTGTTCCGCACCACCATGTGGAACCAGACCATCCCCGACGAGCTGCGCGGCCGGCTCGCCGGGATCGAGCTGCTGTCCTTCTCGGCGGGCCCGCAACTGGGCCAGGTCCGCTCCGGCGGGGTCGCCTCGCTCACTTCGGTACGGATCTCCGTGTGGTCGGGCGGCCTGGCGTGCGTGGCCGCCGTCGGCCTGCTGGCCGCGGTACTGCCGAAGCTGCTGGCGTACGACGCCCGCACGAGCGAGGACGCACGCGCCGTACGGGAGGCGCGTACGAAGTCTCAGCCCTGA
- a CDS encoding transglycosylase SLT domain-containing protein — protein sequence MSRGRHRSLRHPFNFRRVSRISVVLAAGGAGIAAPLLTAGSANAASAPAAAKVQAHSSAAQTQAASKAAQQSKAEGSDASGSYVVVGGDSLYRIATDRDVKGGWKAVYDANRKTVGDDPGLIRPGQKLTLPSSSAGAEKRGAPERADRSAERSSTTQTQTPKTKSTNLDGWIKEALGVMKQHGIPGTYEGIHRNIMRESGGNPDISNNWDINAQNGTPSIGLLQVIKPTFDTYHVEGTANDQRDPVANIVAACNYAAKTYGSIDNVNGPY from the coding sequence ATGTCTCGTGGCCGCCATCGCAGCCTGCGTCACCCCTTCAATTTCCGTCGCGTTTCCCGTATTTCCGTCGTACTCGCAGCCGGTGGTGCGGGAATCGCCGCCCCGCTGCTCACCGCGGGCAGCGCGAACGCCGCTTCCGCCCCTGCCGCGGCCAAGGTCCAGGCGCACTCCAGCGCCGCGCAGACCCAGGCCGCGTCCAAGGCCGCCCAGCAGTCGAAGGCTGAGGGGTCCGACGCGTCGGGCTCGTACGTCGTCGTCGGCGGCGACAGCCTGTACCGCATCGCCACCGACCGCGACGTCAAGGGCGGCTGGAAGGCCGTCTACGACGCCAACCGGAAGACCGTCGGTGATGACCCGGGCCTGATCCGCCCCGGTCAGAAGCTCACCCTTCCCTCCTCCTCCGCCGGCGCCGAGAAGCGGGGCGCGCCGGAGCGGGCCGACCGCTCCGCCGAGCGGTCCAGCACGACGCAGACCCAGACTCCGAAGACGAAGTCGACCAACCTGGACGGCTGGATCAAGGAGGCCCTGGGTGTCATGAAGCAGCACGGCATCCCCGGCACCTACGAGGGCATCCACCGCAACATCATGCGGGAGTCCGGCGGCAACCCCGACATTTCGAACAATTGGGACATCAACGCCCAGAACGGTACGCCGTCGATCGGCCTGCTGCAGGTCATCAAGCCGACCTTCGACACGTACCACGTCGAAGGCACCGCCAACGACCAGCGCGACCCCGTCGCGAACATCGTCGCCGCGTGCAACTACGCCGCCAAGACGTACGGTTCGATCGACAACGTGAACGGCCCGTACTGA
- a CDS encoding DUF2264 domain-containing protein, whose product MTAAQPRGLRLPPYDRELSPHTGYTRAHWEAAADGMLRAAWRWATPRGALLDLPGRASVSGVRSDGLEGYARTFLAAGFRVAGASGADPGGLLERYAAGLAAGTRSPGREDAESWPLILDHPGRGQPMVESASVALGLRLTRPWLWDRLDEGVRERAEAWLRGALRHTPAPNNWYLFPLTVAGFLESVGRGDTETAAAIERGLTLLEGWWRGEGWYADGDGRAFDHYNGWALHLYPVLHAQLAGDAALLARYGPRLREHLTSFGLMFGADGAPLYFGRSLTYRFAAGAAVALGALTGHTPLAPGVSRRLLSGALRYFLDRDALDGRGLLTLGWHGPHDASLQEYSGPASPYWASKGFAALLVPPDDPLWTAPEEPAPSEGPDRALAVAGPGLLLQSTGADGLVRLHNHGSDHVRPGQGEAHEDEDPLYARFAYSTRTGPTARDNVPDNHLALQLPARPGEWSVRRRIEPLGAASAPDGAWGWAASRHRPVFPPGGPPAPSLWVESVTVVRGRWEVRVHRVVGAPEGTRVRLTGWATAPDTATGSTGLIGSTGLEPLYGLAAAEAMRAPHGTAFTRWVRVPVLEGEVRGPGAGAVCAALAWLGEAGEAGPRGGAEAARPVVRVADGSLDISWAGGGVRLAFDPLTVGRVGPR is encoded by the coding sequence ATGACCGCCGCACAGCCGCGAGGGCTGCGACTGCCGCCGTACGACCGGGAGTTGAGCCCGCACACCGGGTACACCCGCGCCCACTGGGAGGCGGCGGCCGACGGCATGCTGCGGGCTGCCTGGCGCTGGGCGACCCCGCGCGGCGCGCTGCTGGACCTGCCGGGCCGGGCCTCGGTCTCGGGGGTGCGCTCGGACGGCCTGGAGGGCTACGCGCGCACTTTCCTGGCGGCCGGGTTCCGGGTCGCGGGCGCTTCCGGGGCCGATCCGGGCGGGCTGCTGGAGCGCTACGCGGCGGGGCTGGCGGCGGGCACCCGTTCGCCGGGCCGCGAGGACGCCGAGTCGTGGCCGCTGATTCTCGACCACCCGGGCAGGGGCCAGCCCATGGTGGAGTCGGCGTCGGTGGCGCTCGGGCTGCGGCTGACGAGGCCGTGGCTGTGGGACCGGCTGGACGAGGGGGTGCGGGAGCGGGCGGAGGCGTGGCTGCGCGGCGCCCTGCGGCACACGCCCGCGCCCAACAACTGGTACCTCTTCCCGCTGACGGTGGCCGGGTTCCTGGAGTCGGTGGGGCGCGGGGACACGGAGACCGCAGCCGCGATCGAGCGGGGGCTGACGCTCCTGGAGGGCTGGTGGCGGGGCGAGGGCTGGTACGCGGACGGGGACGGGCGGGCCTTCGACCACTACAACGGCTGGGCGCTGCATCTGTATCCCGTGCTGCACGCCCAGCTGGCGGGCGACGCGGCCCTGTTGGCACGCTACGGGCCCCGGCTGCGGGAGCATCTGACCAGCTTCGGGCTGATGTTCGGGGCCGATGGGGCGCCGCTGTATTTCGGGCGCTCGCTGACCTACCGCTTCGCCGCCGGGGCCGCCGTCGCGCTCGGCGCGCTGACCGGTCACACGCCGCTGGCGCCCGGCGTCTCGCGGCGGCTGCTGAGCGGGGCGCTGCGCTACTTCCTGGACCGGGACGCGCTGGACGGCCGCGGGCTCCTGACTCTGGGCTGGCACGGCCCGCACGACGCCTCGCTCCAGGAGTACTCGGGCCCGGCCTCGCCGTACTGGGCGTCCAAGGGCTTCGCCGCGCTGCTCGTCCCGCCGGACGACCCGCTGTGGACGGCGCCCGAGGAGCCCGCGCCGAGCGAGGGCCCCGACCGGGCACTGGCGGTGGCGGGGCCCGGTCTGCTGCTCCAGAGCACCGGCGCCGACGGCCTCGTCCGGCTGCACAACCACGGCAGCGACCATGTGCGCCCCGGGCAGGGCGAGGCGCACGAGGACGAGGATCCGCTCTACGCGCGCTTCGCGTACTCGACGAGGACGGGCCCCACCGCGCGGGACAACGTCCCCGACAACCATCTCGCGCTCCAGCTGCCCGCCCGCCCCGGCGAGTGGAGCGTGCGGCGGCGTATCGAGCCGCTGGGCGCCGCCTCGGCGCCGGACGGCGCCTGGGGCTGGGCGGCCTCCCGGCACCGGCCGGTCTTCCCGCCGGGCGGGCCGCCGGCCCCGTCGCTGTGGGTGGAGAGCGTGACGGTGGTGCGCGGGAGGTGGGAGGTGCGGGTGCACCGCGTGGTGGGGGCACCGGAGGGCACACGGGTGCGGCTCACGGGCTGGGCCACGGCCCCGGACACCGCCACCGGATCTACCGGGCTTATCGGATCTACCGGGCTGGAGCCGCTGTACGGGCTGGCCGCGGCCGAGGCGATGCGGGCGCCGCACGGCACGGCGTTCACCCGCTGGGTCCGGGTCCCCGTACTGGAGGGCGAGGTGCGCGGACCCGGAGCCGGCGCCGTGTGCGCGGCGCTCGCCTGGCTGGGCGAGGCCGGGGAGGCGGGGCCTCGGGGCGGGGCGGAGGCGGCGCGTCCGGTCGTACGGGTGGCGGACGGCTCGCTCGACATCAGCTGGGCGGGAGGCGGCGTACGGCTCGCCTTCGACCCGCTCACCGTCGGGCGCGTCGGGCCAAGGTGA
- a CDS encoding hydroxyacid dehydrogenase encodes MPSYVRAAIAMDKIAADAVLKPAARRRLGEVVGLAPDILDDFTTEAARQTLAEAELLITGWGCPLLDAAALERAPRLRAVAHTAGSTRGHLTEACWARGIEVSSAAAANAAPVAEYTLAMILLAGKQVLESARAYSRTRTREHWLLPDPTLGNYRRTVGILSASLVGRRVIELLRPHDLEVLLYDPYVDDAEAAALGVTKAALPELFAAADVVSVHTPLLPATRGLVGAGPLAAMREGATLINTARGAVVDQAALTDALVSGRIRAVLDVTEPEVLPRGHPLWECENVLLTPHLAGSQGNELDRLADLAVSEVRRWAAGEGFAYAVRGDRRELLA; translated from the coding sequence ATGCCCTCTTACGTACGCGCAGCCATCGCCATGGACAAAATCGCCGCGGACGCGGTCCTGAAGCCCGCCGCCAGGCGCCGGCTCGGCGAGGTCGTCGGCCTCGCCCCGGACATCCTCGACGACTTCACCACGGAGGCCGCCCGGCAGACCCTGGCGGAAGCCGAACTGCTCATCACCGGCTGGGGCTGCCCACTCCTGGACGCGGCGGCGCTGGAGCGCGCCCCGCGCCTGCGTGCCGTCGCCCACACGGCGGGCAGCACCCGTGGCCATCTCACCGAGGCGTGCTGGGCCCGAGGCATCGAGGTCTCCTCGGCGGCAGCCGCCAACGCGGCGCCGGTCGCGGAGTACACGCTCGCCATGATCCTGCTCGCGGGCAAGCAGGTGCTGGAGTCGGCCCGCGCGTACTCCCGCACCCGCACCCGCGAGCACTGGCTCCTGCCCGATCCGACGCTGGGCAACTACCGCCGCACGGTGGGCATCCTGAGCGCCTCCCTCGTCGGCCGCCGCGTCATCGAACTGCTGCGCCCGCACGATCTGGAGGTACTGCTGTACGACCCGTACGTGGACGACGCGGAGGCGGCGGCGCTGGGCGTGACCAAGGCGGCGCTCCCCGAGCTGTTCGCCGCCGCCGACGTGGTGAGCGTCCACACCCCGCTGCTGCCCGCCACCCGGGGCCTCGTCGGGGCCGGGCCGCTGGCCGCGATGCGGGAGGGGGCCACACTCATCAACACCGCGCGCGGCGCCGTCGTCGACCAGGCGGCGCTGACCGACGCGCTGGTGAGCGGCCGGATCCGGGCGGTGCTGGATGTGACGGAGCCGGAGGTGCTGCCGCGCGGCCATCCCCTGTGGGAGTGCGAGAACGTGCTGCTCACCCCGCACCTGGCGGGCTCGCAGGGCAACGAGCTGGACCGGCTGGCCGACCTGGCGGTCTCCGAGGTGCGCCGCTGGGCGGCGGGCGAGGGGTTCGCGTACGCGGTGCGCGGCGACCGGCGGGAGCTGCTCGCATGA
- a CDS encoding carbohydrate ABC transporter permease — MSASPPTRRRSAASSSAPSSRSGARALRPGVLGRGAVNALVGLSVLYTLLPVLWLLAASSKTRDALFRSDLLSAGDFSFTGNVSALFAMEDGIYGRWYVNSLLYAVVGAALGAMVSVACGYAFDKYRFRHKEKLFGLVLAGVMVPPTVLALPLYLMASKTGLVNTFWSVFIPVLFNPFGVYLGRVFSQGYVPDEVLEAARVDGAGELTSYFRVALRMLGPGLVTVFLFQLTAIWNNFFLPMVMLSDQSLFPVSLGLYIWNSSAVVTPDYYPAVIMGSLLAVLPLIAAFVMLQRYWKSGLTAGSVK; from the coding sequence ATGAGCGCGTCGCCGCCGACCCGCCGCCGTTCCGCTGCTTCGTCGTCAGCGCCCTCCTCGCGCTCCGGGGCGCGGGCGCTGCGGCCCGGGGTGCTCGGGAGGGGCGCGGTGAACGCGCTCGTCGGACTGTCCGTCCTCTACACGCTGCTGCCGGTGCTGTGGCTGCTGGCCGCTTCGTCGAAGACCCGCGACGCGCTCTTCCGCAGCGACCTGCTGTCGGCCGGGGACTTCTCCTTCACCGGCAATGTCTCGGCGCTGTTCGCCATGGAGGACGGCATCTACGGCCGCTGGTACGTCAACAGTCTGCTCTACGCCGTGGTGGGCGCGGCTCTCGGCGCGATGGTGAGCGTCGCGTGCGGGTACGCCTTCGACAAATACCGCTTCCGCCACAAGGAAAAGCTCTTCGGGCTGGTGCTCGCCGGGGTCATGGTGCCGCCCACCGTGCTGGCCCTCCCGCTGTATCTGATGGCCTCGAAAACGGGGCTGGTGAACACCTTCTGGTCGGTGTTCATCCCCGTCCTCTTCAATCCCTTCGGGGTGTATCTGGGCCGCGTCTTCAGCCAGGGCTATGTGCCCGACGAAGTTCTGGAAGCCGCCCGCGTGGACGGCGCCGGAGAACTGACCTCCTACTTCCGTGTGGCCCTGCGGATGCTGGGGCCCGGCCTGGTGACCGTCTTCCTGTTCCAGCTCACCGCGATCTGGAACAACTTCTTCCTGCCCATGGTGATGCTTTCCGACCAGTCGCTGTTTCCGGTCAGTCTGGGGCTTTACATCTGGAACAGCTCGGCGGTGGTGACCCCCGATTACTACCCCGCCGTCATCATGGGCTCCCTCCTGGCCGTTCTCCCCTTGATCGCCGCGTTCGTGATGCTCCAGCGCTATTGGAAGTCGGGGCTGACGGCGGGAAGCGTCAAGTGA
- a CDS encoding carbohydrate ABC transporter permease gives MTATPSPSPSPSPLPTPATPAHPGTGIGTGSGTRPGDRAASPAGAGDRTRRRARRRELGACAALMAPFFVLLVAVFLVPVGGAVWLSFFSDDQPGLGFGPERTVFAGLRSYEAVLSDPTFLAGLGTAALYCLCYIPLMVLCALALALLLDSGAVRLRRTAQLSLFLPHAVPGIIAAVIWLYLYTPGLSPVVDLLGKADISVDFLGVHTVLPSIVNIAMWSNLGYNVVIFYAALQAVPREVTEAAVMDGAGPVRTALQVKVPLVRGSGAMVTMFTLIWSLQLFTEPMLLSQATPVVGSRYTPSMYIYDAAFTRNNYGLAAAASVVLLVVTITLSYGLSRWSNRSARTANVPEEATR, from the coding sequence ATGACCGCGACTCCCTCCCCCTCGCCTTCGCCCTCCCCGCTCCCCACGCCCGCCACCCCGGCCCACCCCGGCACCGGCATCGGCACCGGATCCGGCACCAGGCCCGGCGACCGCGCCGCGTCCCCGGCCGGCGCCGGGGACCGTACGCGGCGCAGGGCGCGGCGGCGGGAGCTGGGGGCGTGCGCCGCGCTGATGGCACCGTTCTTCGTGCTGCTGGTCGCCGTCTTCCTGGTGCCGGTGGGCGGTGCGGTGTGGCTGAGCTTCTTCAGCGACGACCAGCCGGGCCTCGGCTTCGGGCCCGAGCGCACCGTCTTCGCCGGGCTGCGCAGCTACGAGGCGGTGCTCTCGGACCCCACCTTCCTGGCCGGGCTGGGCACGGCGGCGCTCTACTGCCTGTGCTACATCCCGCTGATGGTGCTGTGCGCGCTGGCACTGGCGCTGCTGCTGGACTCGGGCGCCGTGCGGCTGCGCCGGACCGCGCAGCTGTCGCTGTTCCTGCCGCACGCGGTGCCCGGCATCATCGCCGCCGTCATCTGGCTCTACCTCTACACGCCGGGCCTGAGCCCGGTCGTCGACCTGCTCGGCAAGGCCGACATCAGCGTCGACTTCCTCGGCGTGCACACCGTCCTGCCGTCCATCGTCAACATCGCGATGTGGAGCAACCTCGGCTACAACGTCGTCATCTTCTACGCGGCGCTCCAGGCGGTGCCGCGCGAGGTGACCGAGGCGGCCGTCATGGACGGCGCGGGCCCGGTGCGCACCGCGCTCCAGGTGAAGGTCCCGCTGGTGCGGGGCTCGGGCGCGATGGTCACGATGTTCACCCTGATCTGGTCGCTCCAGCTGTTCACCGAACCGATGCTGCTGAGCCAGGCCACGCCGGTGGTGGGCAGCCGCTACACGCCGAGCATGTACATCTACGACGCGGCCTTCACCCGCAACAACTACGGCCTGGCCGCCGCCGCTTCGGTGGTCCTCCTCGTGGTGACCATCACCCTGTCCTACGGGCTCAGCCGCTGGAGCAACCGGTCGGCCCGTACGGCGAACGTGCCCGAGGAGGCCACCCGATGA
- a CDS encoding ABC transporter substrate-binding protein has product MHGRRTRTALAVRTALAVLPLLLTAACSGGGPGVRDDGGGPGGPVHITFWSSLRGSQEVVDAYNKSQQRVHVDFEQVPSGQQGGYAKLSNAARAGNAPDVGTIEYPQVPGFAMDGVARDLTPLISDRLRGKLLPQALALTTFEGRVFSVPQDVEPMVFLYRRDLFAKHHIRVPRTWAEFERAARAVERAAPGSRIATFPTDGGHHLAGFAWQAGARWFDTKGGTWTVSMTDRPTRKVTVCWQRLIDKGLVFLNPVDTQAGSAQVGRGAVFGKLTGAWDAGGMMAAQPGQKGKWGVAPLPQWDLSRPRVGTHGGSTFAITKDSRHPKEAMDFIEWQVSSPQAWRARLSSGTSSQYPAVSELVPVAREAMDTSYFGGQDIYALFRREAAHISRRWTWGPRMTATLKTVQDGLARAGDGEGTVLGALREGQRSTMPDLTSLGLNAREGSE; this is encoded by the coding sequence GTGCACGGTCGTCGCACCCGCACCGCACTGGCCGTACGTACCGCACTTGCCGTCCTCCCCCTCCTCCTCACCGCGGCCTGCTCCGGCGGCGGTCCGGGTGTACGGGACGACGGCGGCGGGCCCGGCGGGCCCGTCCACATCACCTTCTGGTCGTCGCTGCGCGGCAGCCAGGAGGTGGTGGACGCGTACAACAAGAGCCAACAGCGCGTCCATGTCGACTTCGAGCAGGTGCCCTCGGGCCAGCAGGGCGGGTACGCCAAGCTGAGCAACGCGGCCCGCGCGGGCAACGCGCCCGACGTCGGCACCATCGAGTACCCGCAGGTGCCCGGCTTCGCCATGGACGGCGTGGCGCGGGACCTCACGCCGCTGATCAGCGACCGGCTGCGCGGCAAGCTGCTGCCGCAGGCCCTCGCCCTCACCACGTTCGAGGGCCGCGTCTTCAGCGTCCCGCAGGACGTCGAGCCGATGGTCTTCCTCTACCGGCGCGACCTGTTCGCCAAGCACCACATCCGGGTGCCGCGCACCTGGGCGGAGTTCGAGCGGGCGGCTCGCGCCGTCGAGCGGGCCGCGCCCGGCTCCCGTATCGCCACCTTCCCCACCGACGGCGGCCACCATCTGGCGGGCTTCGCCTGGCAGGCGGGGGCGCGCTGGTTCGACACCAAGGGCGGCACCTGGACCGTTTCCATGACGGACCGGCCCACCCGCAAGGTCACGGTCTGCTGGCAGCGGCTGATCGACAAGGGCCTGGTCTTCCTCAACCCCGTGGACACCCAGGCCGGTTCGGCGCAGGTCGGCCGGGGCGCGGTCTTCGGCAAGCTGACCGGCGCCTGGGACGCGGGCGGGATGATGGCGGCCCAGCCGGGCCAGAAGGGCAAGTGGGGCGTGGCCCCGCTGCCCCAGTGGGACCTCTCCAGGCCCCGGGTGGGCACGCACGGCGGCTCGACCTTCGCCATCACCAAGGACAGCCGGCACCCGAAGGAAGCCATGGACTTCATCGAGTGGCAGGTCTCCAGCCCGCAGGCGTGGCGCGCCCGGCTCTCCAGCGGCACAAGCAGTCAGTACCCGGCCGTCTCCGAGCTGGTGCCGGTGGCGCGCGAGGCCATGGACACCAGCTACTTCGGCGGTCAGGACATCTACGCCCTCTTCCGGCGCGAGGCGGCGCACATCTCGCGGCGCTGGACCTGGGGCCCGCGGATGACGGCGACGCTCAAGACCGTCCAGGACGGGCTGGCCCGCGCCGGGGACGGTGAGGGCACGGTCCTCGGCGCGCTGCGCGAGGGCCAGCGCTCCACGATGCCCGACCTCACCTCCCTCGGGCTGAACGCGCGGGAGGGATCCGAATGA